The following coding sequences are from one Shewanella eurypsychrophilus window:
- the cysC gene encoding adenylyl-sulfate kinase, translating to MSPYKAVETEDKSSDVVWHLASVSHEERVKSHGHRPAVLWFTGLSGSGKSTVANAVDKMLHDLGCKTYLLDGDNVRHGLNGDLGFSDQDRVENIRRIGEVSKLFADAGLLVSTAFISPFTVDRELVRGQLQAGQFIEVFIDTPVEICEQRDPKGLYKKARAGEIKNFTGIDSAYELPLQPEVHVKTAEHSIEACAKQVVDYLKSHGYLKAVSS from the coding sequence ATGTCACCGTATAAGGCTGTAGAAACTGAAGATAAATCCTCCGATGTCGTTTGGCATCTGGCGAGTGTGTCTCATGAAGAGCGAGTTAAGAGTCATGGGCACCGCCCTGCTGTGCTGTGGTTTACTGGGCTTAGTGGTTCAGGCAAGTCCACCGTCGCTAATGCGGTCGATAAAATGTTGCACGACCTTGGTTGTAAAACCTATCTTCTCGATGGTGATAATGTTCGCCATGGTTTGAATGGCGATCTAGGCTTTTCAGATCAAGATCGAGTTGAGAATATTCGTCGTATCGGTGAAGTTTCCAAACTGTTTGCTGATGCTGGTTTACTGGTTTCGACGGCGTTTATCTCGCCATTTACGGTCGATAGAGAGCTCGTTAGAGGTCAGCTACAAGCAGGTCAATTCATTGAAGTGTTCATTGATACGCCAGTAGAAATCTGTGAGCAAAGAGACCCTAAAGGCTTATACAAGAAAGCTCGCGCCGGTGAGATTAAAAATTTCACCGGAATAGACTCAGCCTATGAATTGCCGTTGCAGCCAGAAGTGCATGTGAAAACCGCAGAGCACTCTATCGAAGCCTGTGCGAAACAGGTTGTCGATTATCTTAAAAGTCATGGTTATTTAAAAGCAGTTTCGAGCTAA
- the cysN gene encoding sulfate adenylyltransferase subunit CysN, translating to MTTSSNLIASDIEAYLKVHENKDMLRVLTCGSVDDGKSTLIGRLLFDSKMIFEDQMAAIEKDSKRFNTTDESFDLALLVDGLQSEREQGITIDVAYRYFATEQRKFIMADTPGHEQYTRNMATGASTCDLAIILIDARHGVQVQTRRHSFICSQLGIKHVIVAINKMDAVDYDQATYQSIKKEYREFAKNLAFSDIRFVPISALKGDNVVNESEHMTWYPGSTLLKLLNTVSVEQDKSESLRFQVQYVNRPNLDFRGFCGTVGSGEVRVGDTVVALPSNKETRVKSIVTFDGELEKASAGQAVTLTLEDEIDVSRGDMLVRPHDKPHSTRNFEADVVWMTEEPLCVDREYAIKVGSKSVYGYANAINHKIDVNTLEKQDAQQLELNEIGNCHFAVTEPIQFDAYNANRATGAFIIIDRLTNVTVGAGMIRNSIEGKSVKQHSYSEFELEMNALVRKHFPHWGTKDISL from the coding sequence GTTTGATAGCAAAATGATTTTTGAAGATCAGATGGCAGCCATTGAGAAAGATTCTAAGCGCTTTAATACTACCGATGAGTCATTCGATTTAGCATTACTCGTTGATGGTCTGCAGTCTGAGCGAGAGCAGGGTATTACTATTGATGTTGCTTATCGTTATTTTGCCACAGAGCAGCGCAAATTTATTATGGCCGATACGCCGGGCCATGAGCAGTATACCCGCAACATGGCCACAGGTGCTTCAACCTGTGATTTAGCGATTATCCTGATTGATGCTCGTCACGGTGTGCAAGTTCAGACGCGTCGTCATAGCTTTATCTGTTCTCAGTTAGGTATTAAGCATGTCATCGTCGCGATCAATAAGATGGATGCGGTGGATTATGATCAAGCTACCTATCAAAGCATTAAGAAAGAGTACCGTGAGTTTGCCAAAAACCTCGCGTTCTCAGATATTCGCTTTGTGCCTATCTCGGCATTAAAAGGCGATAATGTTGTCAACGAAAGTGAGCATATGACCTGGTATCCAGGTTCTACGCTATTGAAATTACTTAACACAGTTTCTGTTGAACAAGATAAGAGCGAATCGCTTCGTTTTCAGGTTCAATACGTTAATCGTCCGAATCTGGATTTCCGTGGTTTTTGTGGCACTGTTGGTTCGGGAGAGGTGCGCGTTGGTGATACTGTTGTCGCGCTGCCCTCTAATAAAGAAACCCGTGTGAAATCAATCGTGACTTTTGATGGTGAACTAGAAAAAGCTTCAGCAGGTCAAGCTGTTACTCTGACGCTTGAAGACGAAATAGATGTCAGTCGTGGTGACATGTTAGTACGTCCCCATGATAAGCCGCATTCAACCCGTAACTTCGAAGCTGACGTGGTTTGGATGACTGAAGAGCCTCTTTGTGTTGATAGAGAATATGCTATCAAGGTCGGCAGTAAATCTGTTTACGGTTATGCCAATGCAATCAATCATAAGATAGATGTGAATACCCTCGAGAAACAAGACGCTCAACAGCTTGAACTCAATGAAATTGGTAACTGCCACTTTGCTGTCACCGAGCCGATTCAGTTTGATGCCTATAATGCTAATCGTGCAACAGGTGCATTTATCATCATAGATCGCCTGACCAATGTGACAGTCGGTGCCGGTATGATCCGCAATTCTATCGAAGGCAAGTCTGTTAAACAGCACAGCTACTCTGAGTTTGAGTTAGAGATGAACGCCTTGGTACGTAAGCATTTCCCACATTGGGGAACGAAGGATATCTCTTTGTAG
- a CDS encoding DHH family phosphoesterase, whose protein sequence is MNYDIFNGDADGIIALLQLRLANPINGELVTGVKRDIQLLEQVQVRPEDRLTVLDISMEKNSAALINALDVGADVFYADHHRCGDITQHQNLQAHIDLDANTCTALIIDQLLEGQFHLWAITAAYGDNLIAKADELATKVNLTKVQAEQLKELGTLINYNGYGSNISDLHFHPADLYRALLNYPNPFDVIIDTNSPFNLLQTAYQQDMDNALAIETKHTSACLSVFELPNTAWARRISGVYGNFLANQQTDSAHAVLTDNNDGTYTVSLRAPLDNKQGAGDVCSQFETGGGRAAAAGINALAKSDLPNFIKSVESHYLV, encoded by the coding sequence ATGAATTACGATATTTTTAATGGTGATGCCGACGGTATCATCGCCTTGCTGCAACTTAGATTAGCTAACCCAATTAATGGTGAGTTGGTGACCGGCGTTAAGCGTGATATCCAGCTGCTGGAGCAAGTGCAGGTGAGGCCTGAAGATCGCCTTACGGTACTCGATATCTCAATGGAGAAGAATAGTGCTGCCTTGATCAATGCGCTCGATGTAGGTGCAGATGTCTTTTATGCCGATCATCATAGATGTGGTGATATTACTCAGCATCAGAATTTGCAGGCCCACATAGATTTAGATGCCAATACTTGTACTGCGCTGATTATCGATCAGCTGCTAGAGGGGCAATTCCACCTTTGGGCGATCACCGCAGCTTATGGCGATAACCTTATTGCTAAAGCCGATGAGCTAGCGACAAAGGTTAATTTGACTAAAGTTCAAGCCGAGCAACTTAAAGAATTAGGTACCCTGATCAATTACAATGGATATGGCAGTAACATTTCAGATCTTCATTTTCATCCCGCAGATCTTTATCGAGCCTTGCTTAACTACCCAAATCCTTTCGATGTCATTATAGATACAAACTCACCTTTTAATCTGCTTCAAACAGCCTATCAACAAGATATGGACAATGCCTTGGCCATAGAGACTAAGCATACTAGCGCTTGTTTATCTGTGTTCGAATTGCCCAATACGGCATGGGCAAGACGGATCAGTGGGGTTTATGGCAATTTTCTCGCGAATCAGCAAACAGACTCAGCTCATGCTGTACTCACCGATAATAATGACGGCACTTATACCGTTTCGTTACGGGCACCGCTTGATAATAAACAGGGAGCGGGTGATGTGTGCAGCCAGTTTGAAACCGGTGGTGGTCGCGCCGCCGCAGCGGGAATTAATGCCCTAGCAAAGTCTGATCTGCCTAATTTCATTAAATCTGTAGAAAGCCATTATCTTGTGTAG
- a CDS encoding sugar phosphate nucleotidyltransferase codes for MQAIIFANRTGDELAPLNSHYCPALLPVGNKAVIEYTLEDIVKSGITQIKLVISFQAKEIENHLGHGEKWGLDIEYFLSKPEEDTGEILKRLALAPYESLLLVRGDIFRSPCIAHFIDFSKEFSNDFVQAKMENQNAGMMLLPAALPYIADINWPFLPHCDNKSVVTLVLHGRCFMLDSFLCYMNANKALATNELPSLTPNERSYLSASPEQDFYVGPKTNTDELHKQSGWGIIGENCQIEEDVQLKGCVVIGQNCLIDKTSIIDNSMILANTYVGGNLEVSNSILCKNLLINVETSGVIQINDQALIGSNEVQAKSSTNKTGIMTRFMLSIILLLSLPLWPLLSIYSSLRNTFKPHSDSNAEKSTISDIFIDNSGRNFQAWRWNIPSKLLSRSPQIFYVLTGKLDLFGDAPEARYSTGKEDRRLGIFGPVQLLLEPSAPEEERHMLELEFDADERAIKYLHLVCRACKSNAQVIASSL; via the coding sequence ATGCAAGCCATCATTTTTGCTAACAGAACCGGTGATGAATTAGCCCCTTTGAATAGCCATTACTGTCCAGCTTTACTTCCCGTTGGGAATAAAGCCGTGATCGAATACACCTTAGAGGATATCGTCAAATCGGGTATTACCCAGATAAAATTAGTGATCTCATTTCAAGCCAAAGAGATTGAGAATCACTTAGGACATGGCGAAAAATGGGGATTAGATATTGAGTACTTTTTAAGTAAACCAGAAGAAGATACAGGCGAGATATTAAAACGACTCGCTCTAGCTCCATATGAAAGCCTGTTACTCGTTAGAGGCGATATATTCCGCTCCCCCTGCATAGCTCATTTCATTGATTTTTCAAAGGAGTTCTCTAATGACTTCGTCCAAGCCAAAATGGAAAACCAAAATGCCGGCATGATGTTGCTTCCTGCGGCCCTTCCCTATATTGCTGATATTAACTGGCCATTCTTGCCTCATTGCGATAACAAAAGCGTCGTCACACTCGTCTTACACGGACGTTGCTTCATGTTAGATAGCTTTCTTTGCTACATGAACGCCAATAAGGCCTTAGCGACCAACGAACTGCCGTCATTAACGCCCAATGAGCGCAGTTACCTCTCCGCAAGTCCCGAGCAGGATTTTTATGTGGGCCCCAAAACTAATACCGATGAGCTGCATAAACAGAGCGGATGGGGGATCATAGGTGAAAACTGCCAAATTGAAGAGGATGTGCAACTTAAAGGCTGTGTGGTGATAGGCCAAAATTGTTTAATTGATAAAACCTCTATCATCGATAACAGTATGATTTTGGCTAATACCTACGTGGGGGGGAACTTAGAAGTGAGTAACAGTATCCTCTGTAAAAACTTACTGATCAACGTAGAAACCTCTGGGGTAATACAAATTAACGATCAAGCGTTAATTGGATCAAACGAAGTTCAGGCTAAATCCTCGACCAATAAAACAGGAATAATGACCCGCTTTATGTTGTCAATAATACTCCTGCTTAGCTTGCCGCTGTGGCCACTGCTATCAATCTATTCATCATTACGAAATACCTTTAAACCTCACTCTGACTCTAACGCTGAGAAGTCCACGATATCAGATATCTTCATCGATAACTCAGGGCGAAATTTTCAAGCCTGGCGATGGAACATTCCCAGTAAACTGCTCTCCAGATCACCGCAAATATTTTATGTATTAACCGGCAAATTGGATCTATTCGGTGATGCGCCTGAAGCCAGATATTCAACAGGTAAAGAAGATCGCCGGTTAGGTATTTTTGGCCCTGTGCAGCTGCTATTAGAGCCCAGCGCACCTGAAGAAGAGCGTCACATGTTAGAACTTGAGTTTGATGCAGATGAAAGAGCCATAAAGTATTTACACCTGGTTTGTAGAGCGTGCAAGAGCAACGCTCAAGTCATAGCGAGTAGCTTATAA
- a CDS encoding REP-associated tyrosine transposase, with protein sequence MKHGKDLRTGRYSEGNNYYFVTTNTHNREALFLDFDCARIVINNLKHTDKLNITNTIGFVLMPDHLHWLFQLNETADLSYAVGSTKGRSAKQINTHLKRNIKVWQPGFYDHCLRQDEEIKEVMRYIVANPLRANLVDNIGNYSHWDCIYLPVGADLAAID encoded by the coding sequence ATGAAACATGGAAAGGACTTAAGGACAGGAAGATATAGCGAAGGTAACAATTACTATTTTGTGACGACGAATACACATAACAGAGAAGCACTTTTTCTCGACTTTGATTGTGCTCGTATTGTCATAAATAACCTAAAACACACTGACAAATTAAATATCACTAACACTATAGGTTTTGTTTTGATGCCCGACCATCTTCATTGGCTGTTTCAGTTAAATGAAACCGCCGATTTAAGCTACGCAGTAGGCTCGACTAAAGGTCGAAGTGCCAAACAGATTAATACTCATTTGAAACGAAATATTAAAGTGTGGCAACCAGGTTTTTACGATCATTGCTTGAGGCAAGATGAAGAGATAAAAGAAGTGATGAGGTACATAGTTGCTAACCCATTGAGAGCAAATTTAGTAGACAATATTGGCAATTACTCACATTGGGATTGCATATATCTCCCCGTAGGAGCGGATTTAGCCGCGATTGATTGA
- a CDS encoding adenylyltransferase/cytidyltransferase family protein, producing the protein MKTIITYGTFDLFHYGHVRLLHRLKMLGDRLIVGVSTDEFNALKGKAAFFNYQQRAEIVAACRHVDLVVPETHWQQKPQDIQRLNVDIFGMGNDWQGKFDSLANLCEVIYLDRTGHISTTEIKNSLSLELPSPANSQ; encoded by the coding sequence ATGAAGACTATAATCACCTATGGCACCTTTGATCTGTTTCATTATGGCCATGTGCGCTTACTGCACAGACTAAAAATGCTCGGAGATAGGCTTATCGTTGGTGTCTCTACCGATGAGTTTAATGCACTGAAAGGCAAAGCCGCTTTTTTCAATTATCAGCAACGAGCCGAAATTGTTGCAGCATGTAGGCATGTAGACTTAGTCGTACCAGAGACACATTGGCAACAAAAGCCCCAGGACATTCAACGACTCAATGTCGATATTTTTGGCATGGGCAACGACTGGCAAGGGAAATTTGATTCATTAGCCAACCTCTGTGAAGTGATATATTTAGACCGAACCGGACATATCTCAACCACAGAGATAAAAAACAGTTTATCCCTTGAGCTACCGTCACCAGCAAACTCTCAGTAA
- a CDS encoding CDP-glycerol glycerophosphotransferase family protein, whose translation MSTYLLLLRKIIYFTSGFFPRVNKAVMGSYKDQFCDNAKYLYLHWQRNQFIKTIWISGDINIVKQLNNEGYEAYHRWSYKGLFHCLTAKYYFYNSYIGDINQYLAKGAIKVNLWHGSPLKKIEFDITSGPLANTYHSTSAFKRISNSLKFHQQHVRPDLMLSPSPIVDSLYSSAFRLSNSKIHRCGNPRTDYYRRYPEKKCSLTEMFKHKYAQVILYAPTWNDQTAVTHNKSQQNQDQQEFNWQALSKQLQQSNQLFLVRFHPNEAHLGKRIGTLDNIIDISHWQDVYNILHDIDLLITDQSSLFIDLLLHNIPTLFYHQKTQQASSQTQTSLRENYDYTQHLPLVGKAFKQNDINSFQELLQSIKTGSCFEQSPTKSLHYRQLKNIFWNQQTQDTFDTIESYMKS comes from the coding sequence ATGAGCACATACCTATTATTGTTGAGAAAAATCATCTACTTCACTTCAGGTTTTTTTCCAAGAGTGAATAAAGCCGTCATGGGCAGCTATAAAGATCAGTTCTGCGACAATGCTAAATATCTCTATCTACACTGGCAACGTAATCAATTCATTAAGACCATATGGATAAGCGGCGACATTAACATAGTCAAACAGTTAAACAATGAAGGTTATGAGGCTTACCACCGTTGGAGCTATAAGGGACTCTTTCATTGTCTCACGGCGAAATATTATTTTTACAATAGCTATATTGGAGACATTAACCAGTACCTAGCTAAAGGGGCGATTAAAGTTAACCTGTGGCATGGCTCGCCATTAAAAAAGATTGAATTCGATATCACCTCAGGTCCACTAGCAAATACCTACCACAGCACCAGTGCTTTTAAGCGCATCAGTAATTCGCTAAAATTCCACCAGCAGCATGTCAGACCTGACTTAATGCTAAGCCCAAGCCCCATAGTCGATAGCCTCTATTCGTCGGCATTTAGACTCTCAAACAGTAAAATCCACCGCTGTGGCAATCCGCGAACCGATTATTATCGCCGTTATCCAGAAAAAAAGTGTTCGCTAACCGAGATGTTCAAACACAAATACGCTCAAGTGATCTTGTACGCACCGACCTGGAATGATCAAACGGCAGTGACACATAATAAATCTCAGCAGAACCAAGATCAGCAGGAGTTTAACTGGCAAGCACTTTCAAAGCAGCTGCAACAGAGTAATCAATTATTTTTGGTACGCTTTCACCCCAATGAAGCACATTTAGGCAAACGGATAGGCACACTGGATAACATCATAGATATTTCTCATTGGCAGGATGTTTATAATATCTTGCATGATATTGACCTGCTAATAACCGACCAATCCTCTCTGTTTATCGATCTGCTTTTACATAATATACCCACGCTATTTTATCATCAGAAAACTCAACAAGCGTCATCACAGACACAAACTTCACTACGTGAAAACTATGACTATACTCAGCACTTACCACTTGTAGGCAAAGCCTTTAAGCAAAATGATATCAATAGCTTTCAGGAGTTACTGCAATCAATAAAAACGGGCAGCTGTTTTGAACAATCCCCCACAAAATCCCTACATTACAGGCAACTTAAAAATATTTTTTGGAACCAACAAACCCAAGACACCTTCGACACCATAGAAAGCTATATGAAATCTTAA
- a CDS encoding SLC13 family permease: protein MSLDAYFTIGLFFATIAGLVRFQSRPAVVFGVVLLIMVAFNLVSREQLLSSMSNPGLVTLVLLILCSFALEKTRLLRVIASKVIVSSYNSTWMRLFGITALSSAMLNNTAVVATLLSPIRNNPHHFASKLLLPLSYAAILGGTLTLIGTSTNLIVNSLYIDAVGHSLNFFSFTAVGALLVLGCGLVLRFVSRWLPEIEPKDTCSKGYFIDAKVIAGSELIGRSVEGNGLRHLESLFLVEVVRDGRLISPVTPTEVLQVNDRLIFSGDITKVMQLSQFSGLEMFAEKNGLLDSNLTEVVVKQESILINKTLKAAGFRALFDAAAVAIRRDGEQISGKLGEVVIKAGDFLVLAVGEDFKSRRNISKNFIVISGVEPEVRINGIKAWVSVGGFALTIMLAATGVIEMLQGMLLFLGVLIFSKCLNVNEVVRRFPVDIWLIVSSAILLSQALVNTGVVDVIANLVQQGTNNNHLYFALVIIYVATWLMTELITNNAAAALMFPIAYSIALGFGVDILPFVMTVAFAASGSFISPYGYQTNLMVYNAGQYRISDFVKVGLPVSLVYAMIVLTAVPVFFPF, encoded by the coding sequence ATGTCTTTAGATGCATACTTCACCATAGGACTTTTTTTCGCGACTATTGCGGGACTGGTCCGCTTTCAGAGCCGCCCAGCTGTCGTGTTCGGTGTGGTTCTGTTGATTATGGTTGCTTTTAATCTAGTCTCAAGAGAGCAGCTACTCTCTAGTATGTCTAATCCTGGTCTAGTCACACTGGTTTTATTAATCCTGTGCTCGTTTGCGCTTGAAAAAACGCGTTTACTGAGGGTGATAGCGTCTAAAGTGATAGTGAGCAGCTACAACTCTACCTGGATGAGGCTGTTTGGGATCACCGCGCTGAGCTCTGCCATGCTAAATAACACGGCTGTGGTTGCCACCTTACTATCACCCATTCGCAATAATCCACATCATTTTGCCAGTAAGTTATTGTTGCCATTGTCTTATGCCGCTATTTTGGGCGGAACCCTAACCTTAATTGGTACATCGACGAACCTGATAGTTAATAGTTTATATATCGATGCAGTGGGTCACTCGCTAAACTTCTTTTCATTTACTGCCGTCGGTGCATTATTGGTCTTAGGTTGTGGATTAGTCTTGCGATTTGTTTCTCGTTGGTTACCCGAAATTGAACCCAAAGACACCTGTTCAAAAGGGTATTTTATTGATGCTAAAGTCATTGCAGGTTCTGAGTTAATTGGGCGTTCAGTTGAAGGCAATGGTCTTAGGCACCTTGAGTCACTATTTTTAGTTGAGGTGGTGCGTGATGGCCGCTTGATAAGTCCTGTGACCCCCACCGAAGTGCTTCAAGTGAATGATAGACTGATCTTTAGCGGTGATATTACTAAGGTGATGCAGTTAAGTCAGTTTTCAGGCTTAGAGATGTTTGCTGAAAAGAATGGTCTGCTGGATTCAAATTTGACCGAAGTTGTTGTTAAACAAGAGAGTATATTAATCAATAAAACCTTAAAAGCAGCAGGTTTTAGAGCTTTATTTGATGCGGCAGCGGTCGCGATACGGCGTGATGGGGAGCAGATATCAGGGAAACTCGGTGAGGTTGTTATTAAGGCTGGAGACTTCTTAGTCTTAGCGGTCGGTGAAGATTTTAAGAGTCGTCGCAACATCAGTAAAAACTTCATTGTGATCAGTGGTGTAGAGCCTGAAGTTCGCATCAATGGGATTAAAGCTTGGGTATCTGTTGGCGGCTTTGCCTTGACTATCATGTTAGCTGCCACTGGTGTGATAGAGATGCTGCAAGGAATGCTGCTGTTTCTTGGCGTGCTGATTTTTAGCAAGTGTCTTAACGTTAACGAGGTGGTAAGGCGCTTTCCTGTCGATATTTGGTTAATCGTGTCTTCGGCTATCTTACTTTCACAAGCTTTGGTTAATACAGGCGTTGTCGATGTCATCGCAAACTTAGTACAACAAGGGACCAATAACAACCATCTGTATTTTGCTCTGGTGATTATTTATGTTGCTACTTGGTTGATGACTGAGCTTATTACCAATAACGCCGCTGCGGCATTAATGTTCCCTATTGCTTACAGTATTGCATTAGGCTTTGGCGTCGATATCTTACCGTTTGTGATGACGGTGGCCTTCGCGGCCAGTGGCAGTTTTATTAGCCCGTACGGTTACCAAACTAACTTAATGGTGTACAACGCAGGACAATATCGCATCAGTGATTTTGTTAAAGTCGGTCTACCTGTGAGTTTAGTGTACGCAATGATCGTATTGACCGCCGTACCGGTATTTTTTCCGTTTTAG